GGCCGCCACAACCATGGATTTCCTTATGCTCCTGGCCGTTCTCTCATGCCTCCTAGCCGGAATGGCCTTTGGACGAGGGTACACTAAGCGAGCCCGTGCTCAGGCGACCACCCACCACGTCAGCGATCCAGCTGTTGCTCACCGAGCGCTCATCGAGAACGCCGATCAGTTCTTTAACCGGCCACGGACGAGCGTCCCCGGCTCCCTCGCCGTCTGGCGCAATGGCGAACGGAACGACAACATAGCCACGGTGATGTACGGCCCGCATTTGCGAGTGCTCCGGTGCAACCTCACCGCCGAGATCCTCTCACGCCTCGGTTCCTTAGCCCCACTGCATGAGGAGGCAGCTCGGGCCCTCGTCGCGGACTTCTCCGCCCtatgccgcggcggcggcggcgaggtggccatCCGTGAGCCACTCACCACGGCTGTGTTCGCGCTAGCCACACGCATGTGCTTCGGCGACATTGTCGACGCCGGCCACAGGATCACCATGGGGGAGGTGATACGGCAGTCCATTGTCCTCGCTGGAGAGCTCACAACTAGCCTCGGTGCCTCGATGCTATCCAAGCTCGCCAACTGGAGGCGGATACGCCGGATCTACACGTTGCTCGACCGGCAGGTCGAGCTGTACCTCCCTTTGATCGCCGCACGGAGGCAGTCACAGTCTCAACTCTGCGGTAATGGTGGCACTGTCCGTCCATACATCGACACGCTCCTTGATCTCCGTGTCCCTGACGACGGTGATGCCCCCGCGGGGCGTCCTCTTCGACGCGGCGAGCTGGTGGCTCTTGTCTTCGAGTTCCTTGGCGCAGCCACGGGGTCAACCGCAACATGTGTCGAGTGGACGCTCGCCCACCTCATCGACCAGCCGGAGGTCCAGGACAAGCTGCGCTGCGAGATTGATGGTGAGGCCGACGCCGGCGGGATACTCTCGAGCAAAAGCCTTCGCGGTGGTATGCCGTATCTGAACGCCGTTGTGCAAGAGAGCCTCCGCATGCATCCGCCAGTTCCGGTAATCGT
The nucleotide sequence above comes from Triticum aestivum cultivar Chinese Spring unplaced genomic scaffold, IWGSC CS RefSeq v2.1 scaffold46865, whole genome shotgun sequence. Encoded proteins:
- the LOC123175203 gene encoding cytochrome P450 89A2; amino-acid sequence: MHLRTTYPQLKLIIHLAATTMDFLMLLAVLSCLLAGMAFGRGYTKRARAQATTHHVSDPAVAHRALIENADQFFNRPRTSVPGSLAVWRNGERNDNIATVMYGPHLRVLRCNLTAEILSRLGSLAPLHEEAARALVADFSALCRGGGGEVAIREPLTTAVFALATRMCFGDIVDAGHRITMGEVIRQSIVLAGELTTSLGASMLSKLANWRRIRRIYTLLDRQVELYLPLIAARRQSQSQLCGNGGTVRPYIDTLLDLRVPDDGDAPAGRPLRRGELVALVFEFLGAATGSTATCVEWTLAHLIDQPEVQDKLRCEIDGEADAGGILSSKSLRGGMPYLNAVVQESLRMHPPVPVIVRSVHGEGAKAIGGMTAVPADGAMVVFNLGDIGRDHKTWTNPNKFQPERFLGGGEAEDIGPAPGPKEIRMMPFGAGHRHCPAVNMGMLHIKCFLAALVHEFDWTPSAAEDCSGGVDMTEQAGGFVKLMKKPLCARVTRRT